The following coding sequences lie in one Arachis stenosperma cultivar V10309 chromosome 5, arast.V10309.gnm1.PFL2, whole genome shotgun sequence genomic window:
- the LOC130980824 gene encoding uncharacterized protein LOC130980824, producing the protein MGFEKAGVERKLQLQELESLHLEAYENSRLYKEKMKAVHDQHIKRKEFQPGDLVLLYNSRLKLMPGKLRSRWEGPYRVERAEPYGVFHLSHPSSSKLIKVNGHRLKLYHGEKATKNKELEIFLLEDPLATEN; encoded by the coding sequence ATGGGATTTGAGAAAGCCGGAGttgaaaggaagttgcaactgcaagaattgGAGAGCCTTCacctagaagcttatgaaaacTCAAGACTGTACAAGGAGAAAATGAAGGCTGTACATGATCAACACATCAAGAGAAAggagttccaacctggggatTTGGTCCTTCTTTACAACTCTAGATTGAAGCTCATGCCAGGCAAACTGCGATCAAGGTGGGAAGGTCCATATAGAGTCGAGAGGGCTGAGCCGTACGGAGTTTTCCATCTAAGTCACCCTTCAAGCTCTAAACTCATCAAGGTTAATGGACATCGTTTAAAGCTCTACCATGGTGAGAAGGCGACGAAAAACAAGGAGTTAGAGATCTTCCTCCTGGAGGATCCACTCGCAACTGAAAACTGA